One Chlorobaculum limnaeum genomic window carries:
- a CDS encoding prolyl oligopeptidase family serine peptidase has translation MRTIRFSATICLSALLFSAPVSANAGSPANMDAPSASVVETICGEAVADPYRPLENLKDPKVQAWYMRQADRARAVLDGIPGRGELIEKMKEFDKRRQEKIFDLSITDNDCYFYLKQTPADETGKLYFRKGFKGTERLLFDPDTWKNVTGSTYVVSEIAPNIDGSKVVIGVSPNGSEDAILFVMEVESGRIYPERIDRGRFASPSWLPDGNSFFYNRLNSRDPLDRNRQKDSRVWLHVVGTNPGTDREIFSRTHDANLPIKAEDIPAVVYDRKSGRLFAFVGSVDPRVTAWYAPAGTLNAKVIPWQSLFTPNDDVYDFVTTRQDIYMYTPRNAPRFKVLKTPLDQPDLANAETVIPEPADATLTGLTLTSKGLFYTLSFNGVREELYHLEHDDKEPEKIDTPFDAGTMTISSKGFDHPELWAIMGGWSHDFRRFRYDEEDKRFIDETLSSKASYPEYDNLEVREVMVPSHDGVKVPLSLIYNRSMTKDGKNPVLIYGYGAYGNSMTPFFSPSLLLWNYKGGILAVAHVRGGGELGDDWHKAGMKTTKPNTWKDLIASAEYLIKKGYTSPEHIAINGGSAGGILIGRAMTERPDLFAAAMPQVGVLNAVRGEFSPNGPVNVPEFGTIKNPEECKALLEMDAYHHLRDGVSYPAALITAGMNDPRVPAWQPAKFAARLQEATASRKPVLFFTDYKAGHGIGDTKTKQFESLADMLSFGLWQTGGGKAAE, from the coding sequence ATGCGAACTATCCGTTTTTCTGCCACCATCTGCCTCTCGGCTCTCCTCTTCTCCGCACCGGTTTCCGCCAATGCGGGAAGCCCGGCGAACATGGACGCGCCCTCCGCCAGTGTCGTCGAAACCATCTGCGGCGAAGCGGTCGCCGACCCCTACCGACCGCTCGAAAACCTCAAGGACCCGAAGGTTCAGGCCTGGTACATGCGGCAGGCAGATCGTGCGCGCGCGGTGCTCGACGGCATTCCGGGGCGCGGCGAGCTGATCGAAAAGATGAAGGAGTTCGACAAGCGGCGGCAGGAGAAAATCTTCGACCTCTCGATTACGGACAACGACTGCTACTTCTACCTGAAGCAGACCCCCGCCGACGAAACCGGCAAGCTCTACTTCAGGAAAGGGTTCAAGGGAACGGAGCGCCTGCTTTTCGATCCGGACACATGGAAAAACGTAACCGGCAGCACCTACGTCGTCAGCGAAATCGCGCCGAACATTGACGGCTCAAAGGTGGTGATCGGCGTCTCGCCGAACGGTTCCGAGGATGCGATCCTCTTCGTGATGGAGGTCGAGAGCGGACGGATTTACCCGGAGCGCATCGACCGGGGACGGTTCGCCTCACCGTCGTGGCTGCCGGACGGCAACTCGTTTTTCTACAACCGCCTCAACAGCCGCGACCCGCTCGACCGGAACCGCCAGAAAGACAGCCGCGTCTGGCTGCATGTGGTTGGCACCAATCCCGGGACCGACCGCGAAATCTTTTCGCGCACCCATGACGCGAACCTGCCCATCAAGGCTGAGGACATTCCGGCGGTCGTCTATGACCGCAAAAGCGGCAGGCTGTTCGCCTTCGTCGGCAGCGTCGACCCGAGAGTCACGGCATGGTACGCGCCCGCCGGTACGCTGAACGCAAAGGTCATTCCGTGGCAATCGCTGTTCACGCCGAATGACGATGTGTACGATTTCGTGACGACAAGGCAAGACATCTACATGTACACGCCGAGGAACGCGCCACGCTTCAAGGTGCTGAAAACCCCGCTCGACCAGCCCGACCTCGCGAACGCCGAAACAGTCATTCCGGAACCCGCCGACGCGACGCTTACGGGCCTCACGCTGACAAGTAAAGGGCTCTTCTACACTCTCTCGTTCAATGGCGTCCGGGAGGAGTTGTACCATCTGGAGCATGACGACAAAGAGCCCGAAAAGATCGACACGCCGTTTGATGCCGGAACCATGACCATTTCGTCCAAGGGGTTCGACCATCCTGAACTCTGGGCGATCATGGGCGGATGGAGCCACGATTTCCGCCGCTTCCGCTACGATGAAGAGGACAAACGCTTCATCGACGAAACGCTCTCGTCGAAGGCGAGCTACCCCGAATACGACAATCTCGAAGTCCGGGAAGTGATGGTGCCATCGCACGATGGCGTCAAGGTGCCGCTGTCGCTCATCTACAACCGAAGCATGACGAAGGACGGCAAGAACCCCGTGCTGATCTACGGTTACGGAGCGTACGGCAACTCGATGACGCCATTCTTCAGCCCGTCGCTCCTGCTGTGGAACTACAAGGGCGGCATTCTGGCCGTGGCGCACGTGCGCGGCGGCGGCGAGCTGGGCGACGACTGGCACAAGGCTGGCATGAAAACCACCAAGCCGAACACCTGGAAAGACCTCATCGCCTCAGCGGAATACCTCATCAAAAAGGGCTACACCTCACCGGAGCACATCGCTATCAACGGTGGCAGCGCAGGCGGCATCCTCATCGGACGCGCCATGACGGAGCGCCCCGACCTCTTCGCCGCCGCCATGCCGCAGGTGGGCGTGCTCAACGCGGTGAGGGGCGAATTCAGCCCCAACGGCCCGGTCAACGTGCCCGAATTCGGCACCATCAAAAACCCCGAAGAGTGCAAGGCGCTCCTCGAAATGGACGCCTACCACCACCTCCGTGACGGCGTCAGCTACCCGGCAGCGCTCATCACCGCAGGCATGAACGACCCAAGAGTCCCCGCCTGGCAACCCGCCAAATTCGCCGCCAGATTGCAGGAAGCCACTGCCTCCCGGAAACCGGTGCTCTTCTTCACCGACTACAAAGCCGGCCACGGCATCGGCGACACCAAAACGAAGCAGTTCGAATCGCTCGCCGACATGCTGAGCTTCGGATTGTGGCAGACGGGCGGCGGCAAAGCCGCCGAATGA
- a CDS encoding DNA alkylation repair protein codes for MIAVIKSKLESLADEPKAAILRRFFKTGPGEYGEGDRFRGIRVPVLRKLCREFRHAGIEVISELLDSPWHEERMLALLLLIERYRASDEAGREKFYDFYCARTERINNWDLVDLSAPYIIGRHLETRRRSLLYRFVESPSLWERRIAIVSTFHFIRNNDFTDTLALAERLLADPESLLHKATGWMLREVGKRDQPLLEAFLDRHATAMPRTALRYAIERFPEEQRLAYLRR; via the coding sequence ATGATTGCCGTTATAAAGTCAAAACTCGAATCACTCGCCGATGAACCGAAAGCGGCTATTCTCCGGCGCTTTTTCAAGACCGGCCCCGGCGAGTATGGCGAGGGCGACCGGTTTCGCGGCATCCGCGTGCCGGTGCTGCGCAAGCTTTGCCGCGAGTTCCGGCACGCGGGCATCGAGGTGATTTCGGAGCTGCTCGACTCGCCATGGCACGAAGAGCGGATGCTCGCGCTGCTGCTGCTGATCGAGCGGTATCGCGCTTCGGATGAAGCTGGCCGGGAGAAGTTCTACGATTTTTACTGCGCCCGCACGGAGCGCATCAACAACTGGGATCTGGTCGATCTCTCCGCACCCTACATCATTGGCCGCCACCTCGAAACACGCCGCCGTTCGCTGCTCTATCGCTTCGTCGAGTCGCCCAGCCTCTGGGAGCGCCGCATCGCCATCGTCTCGACCTTCCACTTCATCCGCAACAACGACTTCACCGACACCCTCGCCCTCGCCGAACGGTTGCTCGCCGACCCTGAATCGCTGCTCCACAAAGCCACCGGCTGGATGCTCCGCGAAGTCGGCAAACGCGACCAGCCACTGCTTGAAGCCTTCCTCGATCGCCACGCCACCGCCATGCCGCGCACGGCGCTACGCTACGCCATCGAGCGCTTCCCGGAGGAGCAACGGCTTGCGTACCTCCGGAGGTAA
- a CDS encoding RluA family pseudouridine synthase, producing the protein MQKELLKNEQAEPEQPELEPKKMTIQVSKVQTSMRIDRYLAQQVENATRNKVQEAIEEERVLVNGRPVKSNYRIKSCDLIHITFLRPPAPELAPEDIPINILYEDDDLMVIDKEAGMVVHPAFGNWTGTLANAILHHLGKDADELDRSERRPGIVHRLDKDTSGLIIIAKNPVALHKLASQFARRQVEKVYKAIVWGVPNPPSGTIKTNIARSHKNRKVMANFPFEGGEGKHAITDYQVVEDLQYFALMDMTLHTGRTHQIRVHLQHLGHPILGDETYGGATPRTLPFSKSEQFTKNLLELMPRQALHAETLRFRQPTTGEPLAFTAPLPADMQAVLEKIRSVVKPADTLYPAN; encoded by the coding sequence ATGCAAAAAGAGTTGCTGAAAAACGAACAGGCGGAGCCGGAACAACCGGAACTCGAACCGAAGAAGATGACCATCCAGGTCAGCAAGGTGCAGACTTCGATGCGCATCGACCGCTACCTTGCCCAGCAGGTGGAGAACGCCACGCGCAACAAGGTGCAGGAGGCCATCGAGGAGGAGCGCGTGCTGGTCAACGGCAGGCCGGTCAAGTCCAACTACCGCATCAAGTCGTGCGACCTGATCCACATCACCTTCCTTCGCCCGCCCGCGCCGGAGCTTGCGCCAGAGGATATCCCGATCAACATTCTCTACGAGGACGACGACCTCATGGTGATCGACAAGGAGGCGGGCATGGTGGTGCATCCGGCCTTCGGCAACTGGACGGGCACGCTCGCAAACGCCATTTTGCACCATCTCGGCAAGGATGCCGACGAGCTCGACAGGAGCGAGAGGCGCCCCGGCATCGTGCACCGGCTCGACAAGGACACCTCCGGCCTCATCATCATCGCCAAGAATCCGGTGGCGCTGCACAAGCTCGCCTCACAGTTCGCCCGGCGGCAGGTCGAAAAAGTCTATAAAGCGATTGTGTGGGGCGTGCCGAATCCGCCGTCGGGGACGATCAAAACCAACATCGCCCGCTCGCACAAAAACCGCAAGGTGATGGCGAACTTCCCGTTCGAAGGCGGCGAAGGCAAGCACGCCATTACCGATTATCAGGTGGTCGAGGATTTGCAATACTTCGCGCTGATGGATATGACGCTGCACACGGGCCGCACGCACCAGATCCGCGTGCACCTGCAACACCTCGGCCATCCAATCCTCGGCGACGAAACCTACGGCGGCGCGACGCCGCGCACGCTCCCCTTCAGCAAAAGCGAGCAGTTCACGAAGAACCTGCTGGAGCTGATGCCCCGCCAGGCGCTGCACGCCGAGACGCTGCGCTTCCGCCAGCCCACCACCGGCGAGCCGCTCGCATTCACCGCCCCGCTTCCGGCAGACATGCAGGCCGTGCTGGAAAAGATCAGAAGCGTCGTGAAACCGGCAGACACCTTATATCCGGCGAACTGA
- a CDS encoding flavodoxin family protein, translating into MKVIGINGSPRPAGNTSIMLKTVFETLEAEGIETELIQVGGTDIKGCRACYACIKAKNSECSTRGDGFNEIFAKMAEADGMILGSPTYFADITPELKALIDRSGFVSRANGGLFRHKAGAAVVSLRRGGGIHAYDSINHLFQICQMFMVGSTYWNLGFGGRNGGEVVNDTEGMENMRDLGQSMAFLLKKLNAS; encoded by the coding sequence ATGAAAGTCATCGGCATCAACGGCAGCCCGCGCCCGGCGGGCAACACCTCGATCATGCTCAAAACTGTCTTCGAGACGCTCGAAGCGGAGGGTATCGAAACTGAACTGATCCAGGTTGGCGGCACCGACATCAAGGGGTGCCGCGCCTGCTACGCCTGCATCAAGGCAAAAAACAGTGAGTGCTCGACCAGAGGGGACGGCTTCAACGAAATCTTCGCGAAGATGGCGGAGGCCGACGGCATGATTCTCGGTTCGCCCACCTACTTCGCCGACATCACGCCGGAGCTGAAAGCGCTGATCGACCGTTCGGGCTTCGTCTCTCGCGCCAACGGCGGCCTTTTCCGCCACAAGGCTGGTGCGGCCGTGGTCTCGCTCCGGCGGGGCGGCGGCATCCACGCTTACGACAGCATCAACCACCTCTTCCAGATTTGCCAGATGTTCATGGTCGGCTCGACCTACTGGAACCTCGGCTTCGGCGGACGCAACGGCGGCGAGGTAGTGAACGACACCGAAGGCATGGAGAACATGCGCGACCTCGGCCAGTCGATGGCCTTCCTGCTCAAAAAACTGAATGCGAGTTAA
- a CDS encoding NACHT domain-containing protein, with the protein MAQQNVQIIKVLIASPSDVAEERKIVQSVIHDWNTRHDGKEGIWLKPVLWELDTAPETGERPQEIINGQIVDECHCAIGIFWTRIGTDTGVSPGGAVEEIERMLNFKKPVMLYFSDAPVSPSKIDKDQKTKLDDFKSALRPEALIYEYVNSELFRYDLSKHLDKQLPGWFGNSRTKNVELLKQDHFVDLQRYKTALKNELGTIRILGLPGIERIDVNLDEQTFVPLRFSRRHELPVSPGDVMPKERFGEEALEPDRVMKLAFEHRRMLLVIGDAGAGKTTLLQYYALSCLDGSRFDRLGFSASVNVFYLPLREVEQERSLPENLALWAKRHHRTINAAAFEHWLGSGNTLVLFDGLDEIGVSEERKKMCGWIDGAWSGFEHVRFVITSRRSGYRKEDGVELQADYEQVDVLDFTAEQQERFLKNWFNAALLRDTPDEGISAEEWPKIANAKAEAKTVKIIAHLKEEKNRGLKQIAAIPMILQIMAILWKRDEYLPETREKLYSSVLDYLLELRDKHKDIKAPMSAERSRMVLEPVALWMQEELKKDEVGREQMHERMQKELDGMVGRNFTPPQADEFGRHLVDRAALLVELGTRSKTYLFRHKTFREYLAGVDLVRKVLRDPNRLDAFLADFGNGWSDEMLRTFMANADAESFDLIMDKLFDEKFNIEWNQNQRLLLFSLIDEAPLRKVDALCRRLLEPNTAARQFMMLDCLNETAMPEAIVALQNFLKSGLTKNRKLMDKAREVYVSLNNRTGKENVSSRKTAMPVIGKSVVLEPFFENPFEKDARYILIPGNGTNVRDTYFSRYPVTNRLYRRFIDYLQSKNPDFESLFPASGFSKVLLGIANNRTWDTGFAEYLKKGKNDLAGLFRSREDEDRKFGGDDQPVVSITWYAARSYCLWLSLVESKGKNRDLYRLPDETEWEYAAAGKERREYPWGKAEPTPKLANYDKSNIGATTPVGSYPEGATPEGLYDMAGNVWEWQENWYDETQKKYRALRGGSWLNDSVNLRCSSRIGLSPVGRDGDIGFRVVRPSLAVES; encoded by the coding sequence ATGGCGCAGCAAAATGTTCAAATCATCAAGGTGCTTATTGCTTCTCCGTCCGATGTTGCGGAGGAGCGAAAGATTGTCCAATCGGTTATTCATGACTGGAACACCCGGCATGATGGAAAAGAGGGTATTTGGTTGAAACCTGTGTTGTGGGAACTGGATACTGCGCCGGAAACGGGAGAGAGACCACAAGAGATCATCAACGGGCAGATCGTGGATGAGTGCCATTGCGCCATCGGTATTTTCTGGACGCGCATTGGTACCGATACTGGTGTTTCTCCAGGTGGAGCTGTGGAGGAGATCGAGCGAATGCTCAATTTCAAAAAACCGGTTATGCTCTATTTTTCCGATGCGCCGGTTTCTCCTTCAAAAATCGATAAAGATCAGAAAACTAAACTCGATGATTTCAAGTCTGCACTCAGACCAGAAGCGTTGATCTATGAATATGTTAACAGCGAGCTGTTTCGATATGATCTTTCAAAACATCTTGATAAACAGCTACCAGGGTGGTTTGGAAACTCAAGAACCAAAAATGTTGAACTGCTAAAACAAGATCATTTTGTTGACCTTCAGCGATATAAAACTGCGCTGAAAAATGAACTTGGGACGATTCGTATTCTTGGGTTGCCGGGTATCGAGCGGATCGATGTGAATCTCGATGAGCAGACTTTCGTGCCGTTGCGCTTTTCGAGGCGGCATGAGTTGCCGGTATCACCCGGAGACGTAATGCCGAAAGAGCGGTTTGGTGAGGAGGCGCTTGAGCCGGACAGGGTTATGAAGCTTGCCTTCGAACATCGGCGGATGCTGCTCGTGATTGGCGATGCCGGGGCCGGGAAAACAACGCTGCTGCAATATTATGCGCTCTCATGCCTCGATGGTTCGCGCTTTGACAGGCTTGGTTTTTCGGCATCGGTCAACGTTTTTTATTTGCCGTTGCGCGAGGTCGAGCAGGAGCGCTCGTTGCCGGAGAATCTTGCCTTGTGGGCAAAGCGGCATCACCGGACGATCAATGCTGCGGCTTTTGAGCATTGGCTTGGTTCCGGCAATACCCTCGTGCTGTTTGACGGACTTGATGAGATCGGCGTTTCCGAGGAGCGGAAAAAGATGTGCGGCTGGATCGACGGTGCGTGGAGCGGGTTCGAGCATGTTCGCTTCGTCATTACCTCTCGCCGTTCCGGTTATCGCAAGGAGGACGGGGTGGAACTGCAAGCCGATTATGAGCAGGTCGATGTGCTCGATTTCACCGCTGAACAGCAGGAGCGCTTTTTGAAGAACTGGTTCAACGCCGCACTGTTGCGCGACACGCCGGACGAGGGTATTTCGGCAGAGGAGTGGCCGAAGATAGCCAATGCCAAAGCCGAAGCGAAAACCGTGAAGATCATCGCGCATCTGAAGGAGGAGAAGAACCGGGGGTTGAAGCAGATCGCGGCTATTCCGATGATTCTCCAGATCATGGCCATTCTCTGGAAGCGTGACGAGTACCTGCCCGAAACCCGTGAAAAGCTTTACAGCTCGGTGCTCGACTACCTGCTGGAACTCAGGGACAAACACAAGGATATAAAGGCTCCGATGAGCGCCGAGCGGTCGCGGATGGTGCTGGAACCGGTTGCGCTCTGGATGCAGGAGGAGCTGAAAAAGGACGAAGTCGGTCGCGAACAGATGCACGAGAGGATGCAGAAGGAACTCGACGGCATGGTTGGCCGCAACTTCACCCCGCCTCAGGCGGATGAGTTCGGCCGACACCTGGTCGATCGGGCGGCCTTGCTGGTCGAACTCGGAACCCGCTCGAAAACCTATCTGTTCCGGCACAAGACCTTCCGGGAGTATCTGGCCGGAGTCGATCTGGTGCGTAAGGTTTTGCGTGATCCAAACCGTTTAGACGCTTTTCTTGCAGATTTCGGTAACGGTTGGTCGGATGAGATGCTGCGAACCTTCATGGCCAATGCTGATGCCGAAAGTTTCGATCTCATAATGGATAAACTTTTCGATGAGAAGTTTAACATCGAATGGAATCAGAATCAGAGGTTGCTGCTCTTCTCCCTCATCGACGAGGCCCCGCTTCGAAAAGTCGATGCGCTGTGTCGTCGCCTGCTTGAGCCTAACACGGCGGCTCGGCAGTTCATGATGCTCGATTGCCTGAACGAAACCGCTATGCCCGAAGCCATTGTTGCTTTGCAGAATTTTCTTAAAAGCGGGCTTACAAAGAACAGGAAGTTGATGGATAAGGCAAGAGAGGTATATGTTTCGTTAAACAACCGGACAGGAAAAGAAAACGTATCGAGCAGGAAAACCGCCATGCCCGTGATCGGGAAATCGGTTGTTCTGGAGCCATTCTTCGAAAATCCTTTCGAGAAGGATGCCCGCTACATCCTGATTCCGGGCAACGGAACCAATGTTCGAGACACCTACTTTTCCCGCTACCCCGTGACCAACAGACTCTACCGGCGCTTTATCGACTACCTGCAATCGAAAAATCCGGACTTTGAGTCGCTTTTTCCGGCATCGGGATTCAGTAAAGTATTGCTGGGAATCGCGAACAACCGAACATGGGATACCGGTTTTGCAGAATATCTGAAGAAGGGAAAAAACGACCTTGCCGGTCTGTTCCGTTCACGTGAAGATGAAGACCGGAAGTTCGGTGGTGATGACCAGCCGGTGGTCAGTATTACCTGGTATGCCGCCCGCTCCTATTGTTTGTGGCTGTCGCTCGTTGAGAGCAAGGGGAAGAACCGCGATCTCTATCGTCTGCCGGATGAAACTGAATGGGAGTACGCCGCAGCCGGAAAGGAGAGGCGCGAATATCCGTGGGGTAAAGCTGAACCAACGCCGAAACTGGCCAATTATGACAAGAGCAATATCGGAGCGACCACGCCGGTCGGCAGCTATCCCGAAGGCGCAACGCCGGAGGGGTTGTATGATATGGCGGGCAACGTCTGGGAGTGGCAGGAGAACTGGTATGATGAAACACAGAAAAAATACCGTGCGTTGCGCGGGGGATCGTGGCTCAACGATTCTGTCAATCTGCGCTGCTCCTCCCGGATCGGCCTCAGCCCGGTCGGCAGGGACGGCGACATCGGTTTTCGTGTCGTTCGCCCCAGTCTTGCCGTGGAATCCTGA
- a CDS encoding ABC-F family ATP-binding cassette domain-containing protein yields the protein MILLTVEGIGKTYGLKTLFEEVSFGIDDRDKIGIIGANGSGKSTLMKILAGAETPDTGRVMVSKEKKISYLPQDSPYDADDTVLEAVLKSGDKVMALICEYELTLQALDHSEGDQTELIEKMTHLSHELDVSGAWDLESNAKAVLGKLGLNDLTAKMGTLSGGQRKRVALAHALVIPSDALILDEPTNHLDADSVEWLENYIRRYAGAVILITHDRYFLDRVATRMIELDGRTALTYTGGYASYLVQKQEEEAQEIRDERKRNALARQELEWMRTGAKARTTKQKARLQRAEALVYAPKKEQKQEMEIGFGAERLGDKIVEFHDVSKSYGEKKLLRDFDYMLEKGDRIGIIGPNGSGKTTLLEMIAGRVKPDSGRIEIGQTVKIGYYDQESRELDDSKRVIEYIKEEAEQIKTKDGTLVSAAKMLERFLFSGAAQYNPIGNLSGGERRRLYLLRQLIGSPNVLLLDEPTNDLDIPTLRVLEDYLDTFPGCLVVVSHDRYFLDRTVEHIFAFEGDGTVRRYPGNYSVYLEMKAAAAAEEQAAKPKAVPAKPATPAPSASSTPKQRKLNSKEKRELEQLEVAIAEAEERQEAINRELAAAGSDFEAVQKLGDELHKIQEKLNKDMERWSELAELA from the coding sequence ATGATATTACTGACGGTCGAGGGGATTGGCAAGACGTACGGATTGAAAACGCTGTTCGAGGAGGTGTCGTTCGGCATCGACGACCGCGACAAAATTGGCATCATCGGTGCCAACGGCAGCGGCAAGAGTACGCTGATGAAGATTCTGGCCGGAGCCGAGACGCCCGATACCGGAAGAGTGATGGTGTCGAAGGAGAAGAAAATTTCCTATCTGCCGCAGGATTCGCCGTACGACGCTGATGACACCGTGCTCGAAGCGGTGCTCAAGTCAGGCGACAAGGTGATGGCGCTGATCTGCGAGTATGAACTCACCTTGCAGGCTCTCGATCATTCAGAGGGCGATCAGACGGAACTCATCGAGAAGATGACGCATCTGTCGCACGAACTCGACGTGAGCGGCGCGTGGGACCTCGAATCGAACGCCAAGGCGGTGCTCGGCAAACTCGGCCTGAACGACCTGACGGCGAAAATGGGTACGCTCTCCGGCGGCCAGCGCAAGCGCGTGGCGCTCGCTCATGCGCTCGTCATTCCGAGCGACGCGCTGATTCTCGACGAGCCGACCAACCATCTCGATGCCGACAGCGTCGAGTGGCTAGAAAATTACATCCGCCGCTACGCCGGCGCAGTAATTCTGATTACGCACGACCGCTACTTCCTCGACCGCGTGGCCACCCGGATGATCGAACTCGACGGACGCACGGCCTTGACCTACACTGGCGGCTACGCCAGCTACCTTGTGCAGAAGCAGGAAGAGGAGGCGCAGGAGATTCGAGACGAGCGCAAGCGCAACGCGCTGGCCAGGCAGGAGCTCGAATGGATGCGCACCGGCGCGAAGGCCCGCACCACCAAGCAGAAGGCGCGTTTGCAGCGAGCCGAAGCGCTGGTCTATGCCCCGAAAAAGGAGCAGAAGCAGGAGATGGAGATCGGCTTCGGCGCGGAGCGGCTCGGCGACAAGATCGTTGAGTTCCATGACGTCTCGAAATCGTACGGCGAAAAGAAGCTGCTGCGTGATTTTGACTATATGCTCGAAAAGGGCGACCGCATCGGCATCATCGGCCCGAACGGCTCTGGCAAAACTACACTGCTCGAAATGATCGCCGGGCGCGTCAAGCCCGACAGCGGGCGCATCGAAATCGGCCAGACGGTCAAGATCGGCTACTACGACCAGGAGAGCCGCGAGCTTGACGACTCGAAGCGCGTCATCGAGTACATCAAGGAGGAGGCCGAGCAGATCAAGACCAAGGACGGTACGCTGGTCTCCGCCGCAAAAATGCTCGAACGCTTCCTCTTTTCAGGGGCGGCGCAGTACAACCCTATCGGCAACCTCTCTGGCGGCGAGCGGCGACGGCTCTATCTTTTACGCCAGCTCATCGGCTCGCCCAACGTACTTTTGCTCGACGAGCCGACCAACGACCTCGACATCCCGACCCTGCGCGTGCTCGAAGATTACCTCGACACCTTTCCCGGCTGCCTCGTCGTGGTGAGCCACGACCGCTACTTCCTCGACCGTACCGTCGAGCACATCTTCGCCTTCGAAGGAGACGGCACCGTGCGTCGTTATCCCGGCAACTACAGCGTCTATCTCGAAATGAAAGCTGCTGCCGCCGCCGAGGAGCAAGCCGCGAAGCCCAAAGCCGTGCCCGCGAAGCCTGCCACGCCAGCGCCGTCCGCCTCATCCACGCCAAAACAGCGCAAGCTCAACAGCAAGGAGAAACGCGAACTGGAGCAGCTCGAAGTGGCGATAGCCGAGGCCGAAGAGCGGCAGGAAGCGATCAACCGCGAACTCGCCGCCGCCGGTTCCGACTTCGAAGCCGTGCAAAAGTTGGGCGACGAATTGCACAAAATTCAGGAAAAGCTCAATAAAGATATGGAACGCTGGTCGGAGCTTGCCGAGCTGGCGTGA
- the lpdA gene encoding dihydrolipoyl dehydrogenase encodes MQQTPVDSEQASFDLAVIGSGPGGYEAALHAARHGMKVCLVEKAALGGVCVNWGCIPTKALLRSAEVFDLAQNPANFGVNVGEVSFDLARAVKRSRNVALKSSKGVEFMLKKAKVEVWPGEAVLTGGAGVTVTAQDGSARSLEARNIIVATGSKQRVIPGLEPDGKRIITSREALILKELPESMIVVGGGAIGVEMAWFYAKAGANVTIVELMPRILPAEEAEVSEALKRSFEKAGIAVHCGAKLDRVAVSESGVSADLLVDGEEPRKLEATCLLVAVGVTGAIDGLGLEAAGVETERGFIRTDAQCRTSASGTYAIGDVRGGMLLAHKASAEAAIAVEAIAGKSPEPLVEALIPRCVYAQPSVASVGLTEEAALDAGQQVRIGRSMFAASGKANAFGQLEGFVKLVFDAETGAMLGGHLIGHDAVELIGELGLACRYGVTAEGLASTVHAHPTLSETVKEAAFAALQSMR; translated from the coding sequence ATGCAGCAAACTCCAGTCGATTCAGAACAGGCCTCGTTCGATCTTGCCGTCATCGGCTCTGGCCCCGGCGGTTACGAAGCTGCACTCCATGCCGCGCGTCACGGCATGAAGGTGTGCCTTGTCGAGAAGGCGGCGCTTGGCGGCGTGTGCGTCAACTGGGGCTGCATTCCGACCAAGGCGCTGCTCCGGAGCGCCGAGGTGTTCGACCTCGCGCAGAATCCGGCGAACTTCGGCGTCAACGTCGGCGAGGTATCGTTCGATCTCGCCCGAGCGGTGAAGCGCAGCCGGAACGTGGCGCTGAAAAGCTCGAAGGGCGTCGAGTTCATGCTGAAAAAGGCAAAGGTCGAGGTGTGGCCGGGCGAGGCGGTGCTGACCGGCGGCGCGGGGGTGACGGTCACGGCGCAGGACGGCTCCGCGCGCTCGCTCGAAGCGCGGAACATCATCGTGGCCACGGGCTCGAAACAGCGGGTGATTCCGGGGCTGGAGCCGGATGGCAAGAGGATCATCACCAGTCGCGAGGCGCTGATCCTCAAGGAGCTTCCGGAGTCGATGATCGTGGTCGGTGGCGGGGCGATTGGCGTGGAGATGGCGTGGTTTTACGCCAAGGCGGGCGCGAACGTGACCATCGTTGAGCTGATGCCGCGCATCCTGCCCGCCGAGGAGGCGGAGGTGTCCGAGGCGCTGAAGCGCTCGTTCGAGAAGGCGGGCATCGCCGTGCACTGCGGCGCGAAGCTCGACCGTGTCGCCGTCAGCGAGTCCGGCGTGAGCGCCGACCTGCTCGTCGATGGCGAGGAGCCTCGCAAGCTCGAAGCGACCTGCCTGCTCGTGGCGGTCGGCGTGACCGGCGCGATAGACGGCCTCGGCCTCGAAGCGGCGGGTGTCGAGACGGAGCGCGGATTCATTCGCACGGACGCGCAGTGCCGCACCTCCGCGTCGGGCACCTACGCTATCGGCGACGTGCGCGGCGGGATGCTGCTGGCGCACAAGGCGTCGGCGGAGGCGGCGATAGCGGTCGAAGCCATCGCCGGAAAGTCGCCCGAGCCGCTTGTCGAAGCGCTCATCCCGCGCTGCGTCTACGCCCAGCCCTCGGTGGCATCGGTCGGCCTGACCGAAGAGGCCGCGCTCGATGCCGGGCAACAGGTGCGCATCGGACGCTCGATGTTCGCCGCTTCGGGCAAAGCCAACGCCTTCGGTCAGCTCGAAGGCTTCGTCAAGCTGGTGTTCGACGCCGAGACCGGCGCGATGCTCGGCGGTCACCTCATCGGCCACGACGCCGTCGAGCTGATCGGCGAACTTGGCCTCGCCTGCCGCTACGGCGTCACGGCGGAAGGCCTCGCCAGCACGGTGCACGCGCACCCGACCCTTTCGGAAACGGTCAAAGAGGCTGCGTTCGCAGCTTTGCAAAGTATGCGGTGA